The Aeromicrobium yanjiei genome includes a region encoding these proteins:
- a CDS encoding TIGR03086 family metal-binding protein has protein sequence MDSPADAHREVARIFSERVAGVRDWEAPAPVEGWTARDVVGHLVGWLRGFLSGGGVELPSGPSVADDPVAAWRHHADAVQSLLESGRAAEDFTHPQAGTQVLGRLVESFYVADVFMHTWDLARASGQDDTLDPARCEALLAGMRPIEELLRSSGQYGPAVPVPEDATVQDRLMGFIGRDPAWTP, from the coding sequence ATGGACAGTCCCGCCGACGCCCATCGCGAGGTCGCCCGGATCTTCTCCGAGCGGGTCGCGGGTGTGCGCGACTGGGAGGCGCCCGCCCCGGTCGAGGGCTGGACGGCACGGGACGTCGTCGGGCACCTGGTGGGCTGGCTCCGGGGCTTCCTGTCCGGCGGCGGGGTCGAGCTGCCGTCCGGCCCGTCCGTCGCGGACGACCCGGTCGCAGCCTGGCGGCACCACGCGGATGCGGTCCAGTCGCTGCTGGAGTCCGGACGGGCGGCCGAGGACTTCACGCATCCGCAGGCCGGGACGCAGGTCCTCGGCCGGCTGGTCGAGAGCTTCTACGTCGCCGACGTCTTCATGCACACCTGGGACCTGGCCCGGGCGAGCGGTCAGGACGACACCTTGGACCCCGCGCGGTGCGAGGCGCTGCTGGCCGGGATGAGGCCGATCGAGGAGCTGCTGCGCAGCTCGGGCCAGTACGGGCCGGCCGTGCCGGTGCCCGAGGACGCCACGGTGCAGGACCGGCTGATGGGCTTCATCGGCCGCGATCCCGCCTGGACGCCCTGA
- a CDS encoding acyl-CoA dehydrogenase family protein has product MQFGHDDKTLDLIAKVEAFMDAEVYPAEGILKEQIEDNVANDRWTFPPIVMELREKAKAQGLWNFFDPSENGAGLTNLQYAPIAEITGRSIQMAPAVFNCAAPDTGNMEVLSMFGTDEQKKQWLEPLLAGDIRSAFAMTEPQVASSDATNIELSIVRDGDDYVINGRKWWITGAMNPDCKIFIVMGKTDPTADRHRQQSMILVERDTPGLEIIRGMRVFGYHDRDHGGHAEMRFTDVRVPAANLIAGEGDGFAIAQARLGPGRIHHCMRSLGIAERAVEMMSRRALERVAFGKPIADQGVVRDWIAESRVKIEQLRLLTLKAAWLMDTAGNKAAHTEIQAIKIATPAAVEWILDKAIQVHGAGGLSQDFPLAEWFAGMRTLRFADGPDEVHKNALARAEIKKYR; this is encoded by the coding sequence ATGCAGTTCGGACACGACGACAAGACGCTCGACCTCATCGCGAAGGTCGAGGCGTTCATGGACGCCGAGGTCTACCCGGCCGAGGGGATCCTCAAGGAGCAGATCGAGGACAACGTCGCGAACGACCGCTGGACGTTCCCCCCGATCGTCATGGAGCTGCGTGAGAAGGCCAAGGCGCAGGGGCTGTGGAACTTCTTCGACCCGAGCGAGAACGGCGCCGGCCTGACGAACCTGCAGTACGCGCCGATCGCCGAGATCACCGGACGCAGCATCCAGATGGCCCCGGCCGTCTTCAACTGCGCCGCGCCCGACACGGGCAACATGGAGGTGCTGAGCATGTTCGGCACCGACGAGCAGAAGAAGCAGTGGCTCGAGCCGTTGCTCGCGGGCGACATCCGCTCGGCGTTCGCGATGACCGAGCCCCAGGTCGCCTCGTCCGACGCCACCAACATCGAGCTCAGCATCGTCCGCGACGGCGACGACTACGTCATCAACGGTCGCAAGTGGTGGATCACCGGCGCGATGAACCCGGACTGCAAGATCTTCATCGTCATGGGCAAGACCGACCCGACCGCCGACCGGCACCGCCAGCAGTCGATGATCCTGGTCGAGCGGGACACCCCCGGCCTCGAGATCATCCGCGGGATGCGCGTCTTCGGCTACCACGACCGCGACCACGGCGGCCACGCCGAGATGCGGTTCACCGACGTGCGCGTGCCGGCGGCCAACCTGATCGCGGGCGAGGGCGACGGCTTCGCGATCGCCCAGGCGCGCCTCGGGCCCGGCCGGATCCACCACTGCATGCGGTCCCTCGGCATCGCCGAGCGCGCGGTCGAGATGATGAGCCGGCGGGCCCTCGAGCGCGTCGCGTTCGGCAAGCCGATCGCCGACCAGGGCGTCGTCCGCGACTGGATCGCGGAGTCGCGGGTCAAGATCGAGCAGCTGCGGCTGCTGACCCTCAAGGCCGCGTGGCTCATGGACACCGCGGGCAACAAGGCCGCGCACACCGAGATCCAGGCCATCAAGATCGCGACCCCGGCCGCGGTCGAGTGGATCCTCGACAAGGCCATCCAGGTGCACGGAGCCGGTGGCCTGTCCCAGGACTTCCCGCTCGCGGAGTGGTTCGCCGGCATGCGCACGCTGCGGTTCGCCGACGGACCGGACGAGGTGCACAAGAACGCCCTGGCCCGCGCCGAGATCAAGAAGTATCGGTGA
- the map gene encoding type I methionyl aminopeptidase: protein MIELLTPTQLDEMRPAGRFVASVLTALSEKAAVGVDLLDLDALAHDMIRDAGAESCYIDYHPSFGARPFGKVLCTSVNDAVLHGLPHKYKLRDGDLLSLDFAASLNGWVCDSAVSVVVGTPREEDVRLIEHAQEALDAAIAVARPGNRVGDISAAIGAVGRSHGLKINTQFGGHGVGRTMHGDPHIANDGKAGRGLPLKPGLVIAIEPWFLHTTDDIRMDEDGWTIRSADGSRGAHVEHTIAITDGDPIIMTARD from the coding sequence ATGATCGAGCTGCTCACTCCCACCCAGCTGGACGAGATGCGACCGGCCGGACGGTTCGTCGCCTCGGTCCTGACCGCATTGTCGGAGAAGGCCGCGGTCGGGGTCGACCTGCTCGATCTCGATGCGCTCGCCCACGACATGATCCGCGACGCGGGCGCAGAGTCCTGCTACATCGACTACCACCCCTCGTTCGGTGCGAGGCCGTTCGGCAAGGTGCTCTGCACGTCGGTCAACGACGCGGTGCTGCACGGTCTGCCGCACAAGTACAAGCTGCGCGACGGCGACCTGTTGAGCCTGGACTTCGCGGCGTCGCTGAACGGCTGGGTCTGTGACTCCGCGGTCAGCGTCGTCGTCGGCACGCCCCGCGAGGAGGACGTGCGGCTGATCGAGCACGCGCAGGAGGCGCTCGACGCCGCGATCGCCGTCGCGCGTCCGGGCAACCGGGTCGGCGACATCTCCGCGGCGATCGGTGCTGTCGGGCGCTCGCACGGCCTCAAGATCAACACTCAGTTCGGTGGCCACGGCGTGGGTCGCACGATGCACGGCGACCCCCACATCGCCAACGACGGCAAGGCCGGGCGCGGTCTGCCGCTCAAGCCGGGACTCGTCATCGCGATCGAGCCGTGGTTCCTGCACACCACCGACGACATCCGCATGGACGAGGACGGCTGGACCATCCGCAGCGCCGACGGCTCCCGAGGAGCCCACGTCGAGCACACGATCGCGATCACCGACGGTGACCCGATCATCATGACCGCCCGCGACTGA
- a CDS encoding amidase gives MSELHELDATDQAELLRGGEVSSVELVRHHLDRIDRYAADLGAFVTVTADLALAAAAEADAAIASGDAAPFAGVPTAIKDLTPTAGVPTSMGSAAMRDVVPDTDAYVVDLVRRAGFISLGKTNTPEFGLSSYTDNDLVGPARTPWDPTRNAGGSSGGAAAAVSAGLVPLAQGSDGGGSIRIPASSCGIFGFKPSRGRVSAGPGGSDWSGLGVDGPLTRTVRDAAALLDAMAHAMPGDVRPLPDPDVPFVERARREPGRLRIARWSGTHLDGISPGADAVAAWERASALLASLGHDVVDIANPFPQELEPQFNVIWSSGIAAAPFPPEAEALLRANTRYWRERGGRASAVDLAGAMRFLEATTRDVVAGLQPFDAFLTPTLALPPQPVEWFNESGDPVEDHHRELLYTPYTGLYNMTGQPAASLPLHWSDDGLPIGVMLATHPGRDGLLFSLCAQVETAAPWSGRRPPGF, from the coding sequence ATGAGCGAGCTTCACGAGCTGGACGCCACCGACCAGGCCGAGCTGCTGCGGGGCGGCGAGGTCTCCTCGGTCGAGCTCGTGCGGCACCATCTGGACCGCATCGACCGGTACGCCGCCGACCTGGGCGCGTTCGTCACCGTCACCGCCGACCTGGCGCTGGCTGCGGCCGCCGAGGCGGACGCCGCGATCGCGTCCGGAGACGCTGCGCCGTTCGCAGGGGTGCCGACGGCGATCAAGGACCTCACACCGACTGCGGGAGTGCCCACCTCGATGGGCTCGGCTGCGATGCGTGACGTCGTGCCGGACACCGACGCGTACGTCGTGGACCTCGTCAGGCGCGCGGGCTTCATCAGCCTGGGCAAGACCAACACTCCCGAGTTCGGCCTGTCGTCCTACACCGACAACGACCTCGTCGGGCCGGCTCGCACGCCCTGGGACCCGACGCGCAATGCGGGCGGGTCGAGCGGTGGCGCGGCTGCGGCCGTGTCAGCCGGGCTCGTGCCGCTGGCCCAGGGCAGCGACGGCGGCGGATCGATCCGCATCCCGGCCAGCTCGTGCGGCATCTTCGGCTTCAAGCCGAGTCGTGGCCGTGTCAGTGCGGGTCCGGGCGGATCGGACTGGAGCGGTCTCGGGGTGGACGGGCCGCTCACCCGGACCGTCCGTGACGCCGCGGCGCTCCTCGACGCGATGGCGCACGCGATGCCCGGCGACGTGCGCCCGCTGCCCGATCCCGACGTCCCGTTCGTCGAGCGGGCCCGCCGGGAGCCCGGTCGGCTGCGGATCGCCCGCTGGTCGGGCACCCATCTCGACGGGATCTCCCCCGGCGCGGACGCCGTCGCGGCCTGGGAGCGGGCGAGCGCGCTGCTCGCCTCGCTCGGGCACGACGTCGTCGACATCGCGAACCCGTTCCCGCAGGAGCTCGAGCCGCAGTTCAACGTGATCTGGTCCAGCGGCATCGCCGCGGCACCGTTCCCTCCCGAGGCCGAGGCGCTACTACGGGCCAACACGCGCTACTGGCGCGAGCGCGGCGGTCGGGCCTCCGCCGTCGACCTGGCCGGTGCCATGCGGTTCCTCGAGGCGACCACCCGCGACGTCGTCGCCGGCCTGCAGCCGTTCGACGCCTTCCTCACGCCGACCCTCGCACTGCCGCCGCAGCCGGTCGAGTGGTTCAACGAGTCCGGCGATCCGGTCGAGGACCACCACCGCGAGCTGCTCTACACGCCGTACACCGGGCTCTACAACATGACGGGCCAGCCCGCGGCGAGCCTGCCGCTGCACTGGTCGGACGACGGCCTGCCGATCGGCGTCATGCTCGCGACCCACCCCGGCCGGGACGGCCTGCTGTTCAGCCTCTGCGCCCAGGTCGAGACCGCCGCACCCTGGTCGGGCCGCCGGCCTCCCGGCTTCTGA
- a CDS encoding cryptochrome/photolyase family protein encodes MSRAPSVRLVSPHQLFVEHLEAPAGTIFILVEDDLFFRQYRFHVQKLVLHRASMRRFATRLREASFDVEVIETDAHHTSVARLAALLRQLEPATVTMFDVVDDWLSRDVATAVREAGLDPASLHVLESPNFLTTRDQLTDWFGDHPARMQHFYAWQRRRLDVLVDDDRPVGGQWSYDTENRKKLPRRHPVPDVPWPRRHPEVDEAIAWVAEHFPGNPGRADTFHWPTSHDEAEEAYDVFLAERFSQFGPFEDAISAQHPFLFHSVMTPGLNIGLLSPADVVERALDAADGVDLPSVEGFVRQVIGWREYMRATYVLYGARMRTSNRLQHTRPLDPGWWTASTGLPPVDLVVDRVLEHGWSHHIERLMVAGNAMCLLRTDPDAIHEWFMEMYVDAYDWVMVPNVYAMSQFAAGDAITTKPYVSGSNYLRKMSDLPTGDWTADWDGLYWTFVRDHREVFEGNRRASMMTRMYDAMAPEKKAAHTRAAARWLT; translated from the coding sequence ATGAGCCGAGCGCCGTCCGTCCGACTCGTGTCCCCGCACCAGCTGTTCGTCGAGCACCTCGAGGCGCCGGCCGGGACGATCTTCATCCTGGTCGAGGACGACCTGTTCTTTCGTCAGTACCGCTTCCACGTGCAGAAGCTCGTGCTGCACCGGGCCTCGATGCGTCGGTTCGCCACCAGGCTGCGCGAGGCGTCGTTCGACGTCGAGGTCATCGAGACTGATGCACACCACACCAGCGTGGCCAGGCTCGCCGCCCTGTTGCGGCAGCTCGAGCCGGCCACGGTGACGATGTTCGACGTCGTCGACGACTGGCTCTCCCGCGACGTCGCGACGGCCGTGAGGGAGGCGGGGCTGGACCCGGCGTCCCTCCACGTGCTCGAGTCGCCCAACTTCCTGACCACCCGCGACCAGCTCACGGACTGGTTCGGCGACCACCCCGCGCGCATGCAGCACTTCTACGCCTGGCAACGACGGCGGCTCGACGTCCTCGTCGACGACGACCGGCCGGTCGGCGGCCAGTGGTCGTACGACACCGAGAACCGCAAGAAGCTGCCACGCCGGCACCCGGTGCCCGACGTGCCGTGGCCGCGCCGCCATCCCGAGGTGGACGAGGCGATCGCGTGGGTCGCCGAGCACTTCCCGGGCAACCCGGGGCGCGCGGACACGTTCCACTGGCCGACGTCGCACGACGAGGCCGAGGAGGCCTACGACGTCTTCCTCGCCGAGCGGTTCTCCCAGTTCGGCCCGTTCGAGGACGCCATCAGCGCCCAGCACCCGTTCCTGTTCCACTCGGTCATGACGCCGGGGCTCAACATCGGGCTGCTCTCCCCGGCGGACGTCGTCGAGCGCGCCCTCGACGCGGCCGACGGTGTGGACCTGCCGTCGGTCGAGGGGTTCGTGCGCCAGGTCATCGGCTGGCGGGAGTACATGCGGGCCACGTACGTCCTGTACGGCGCGCGCATGCGCACCAGCAACCGCCTGCAGCACACGCGCCCCCTCGACCCGGGCTGGTGGACGGCGTCGACGGGACTGCCGCCCGTCGACCTGGTCGTCGACCGGGTCCTCGAGCACGGCTGGAGCCACCACATCGAACGGCTGATGGTCGCGGGCAATGCGATGTGCCTGCTGCGCACCGATCCCGACGCGATCCACGAGTGGTTCATGGAGATGTACGTCGACGCGTACGACTGGGTGATGGTGCCCAACGTCTATGCGATGAGCCAGTTCGCGGCGGGCGACGCCATCACGACCAAGCCGTACGTGTCAGGCAGCAACTACCTGCGCAAGATGTCGGACCTGCCGACCGGCGACTGGACCGCGGACTGGGACGGCCTCTACTGGACGTTCGTCCGCGATCACCGCGAGGTGTTCGAGGGCAATCGCCGCGCATCGATGATGACGCGCATGTACGACGCGATGGCGCCCGAGAAGAAGGCCGCCCACACCCGGGCCGCCGCACGGTGGCTGACCTGA
- a CDS encoding 2'-5' RNA ligase family protein has product MVQSVEIVLDEGLDGLVREEWAALLDAGLPSQARHTGESNAPHITLGLASAVTPAVEQALHGLAAPRDMAIRLGGWLVFSGRRHVLARAVVPSAELLSLHAQVAQAMKGLPDQPSTTAPGRWTPHVTLARRLAPEALALALEVLGGRPRHLEGGLGSLRRWDGDARVTWHLGATS; this is encoded by the coding sequence ATGGTGCAGTCGGTCGAGATCGTCCTGGACGAAGGGCTCGATGGGCTCGTCCGCGAGGAGTGGGCCGCGCTGCTCGATGCGGGGCTGCCCAGCCAGGCGCGGCACACGGGCGAGTCGAACGCCCCTCACATCACGCTCGGCCTGGCCAGCGCGGTGACGCCTGCCGTCGAGCAGGCGCTGCACGGGCTGGCTGCCCCGCGCGACATGGCGATACGCCTGGGCGGCTGGCTCGTCTTCAGCGGACGTCGCCACGTCCTGGCCCGCGCCGTCGTGCCGTCCGCCGAGCTGCTGTCACTGCACGCACAGGTGGCGCAGGCGATGAAGGGCCTGCCCGACCAGCCGTCGACCACCGCCCCCGGACGGTGGACGCCCCACGTGACGCTGGCCCGGCGGCTCGCCCCGGAGGCGCTCGCCCTCGCGCTCGAGGTGCTGGGCGGACGGCCGCGCCACCTCGAGGGCGGGCTCGGCAGCCTGCGTCGCTGGGACGGCGATGCGCGGGTGACGTGGCACCTCGGAGCCACCTCCTAG
- a CDS encoding rhodanese-related sulfurtransferase — translation MATPKVLLFYGFAPLADPEAIRLWQRTLCESLGVRGRIIVSKDGINATLGGDVVQLKKYVKGTRAYAPFKDIDFKWSEGRALEDGTTADFPRLSVRVRDELVTFGAPDELEVDENGVVDGGTHLSPAELHALVQEKDVVFFDGRNQIESAVGHFAGAIRPPVETTREFIAALDSGAYDHLKDQPVVTYCTGGIRCEVLTPLMKKRGFQEVYQLDGGIATYGEAYGDDGLWQGALYVFDDRITMTFSDHPALVGTCDMCGTGTSHVADCGDVSCVRQMVRCEGCVEREARCDRHAVTVSSSA, via the coding sequence GTGGCCACCCCCAAAGTCCTCCTGTTCTACGGCTTCGCGCCGCTCGCCGATCCCGAGGCGATCCGGCTGTGGCAGCGCACGCTGTGCGAGTCGCTCGGCGTCCGCGGGCGCATCATCGTCTCGAAGGACGGCATCAACGCGACGCTCGGCGGTGACGTCGTGCAGCTCAAGAAGTACGTCAAGGGCACCCGTGCGTACGCGCCGTTCAAGGACATCGACTTCAAGTGGAGCGAGGGTCGTGCGCTCGAGGACGGCACCACGGCAGACTTCCCGCGGTTGAGCGTCCGTGTGCGTGACGAGCTCGTGACGTTCGGCGCGCCCGACGAGCTCGAGGTCGACGAGAACGGGGTGGTCGACGGCGGGACGCACCTGAGCCCAGCAGAGCTCCACGCGCTGGTGCAGGAGAAGGACGTCGTCTTCTTCGACGGGCGCAACCAGATCGAGTCGGCCGTCGGGCACTTCGCTGGCGCGATCAGGCCACCGGTCGAGACCACGCGCGAGTTCATCGCAGCGCTCGACAGCGGCGCGTACGACCACCTCAAGGACCAGCCGGTCGTCACCTACTGCACGGGCGGGATCCGCTGCGAGGTGCTGACGCCGCTGATGAAGAAGCGCGGCTTCCAGGAGGTCTACCAGCTCGACGGCGGCATCGCGACGTACGGCGAGGCGTACGGCGACGACGGCCTCTGGCAGGGTGCGCTGTACGTCTTCGACGACCGCATCACGATGACCTTCTCCGATCATCCCGCGCTCGTGGGGACGTGCGACATGTGCGGCACGGGCACCAGCCACGTGGCCGACTGCGGCGACGTCTCGTGCGTGCGCCAGATGGTGCGGTGCGAGGGCTGTGTCGAGCGCGAGGCGAGGTGCGATCGCCACGCGGTGACGGTCAGCTCGTCGGCTTGA
- a CDS encoding TetR/AcrR family transcriptional regulator — protein sequence MPDSPTRSAKAEQTRQSIIDAAMQLFRLNGYEKATMRAIADRAGVSIGNAYYYFSSKEHLIQAYYDQINVEHAAAATEALTGTTTFDERLTGVLMAWIDVAEPYHEFAGKFFKTAAEPTSPLSPFSKDSEATRLASIGLFRDVVEGSDIKLAKALREELPELLWLTQMGVVLFWVHDSSEGQERSRQLVRQAVPIIDRALRLTRLPGVRGLVDDVIGLVRTLKPTS from the coding sequence GTGCCCGACTCCCCGACCCGTTCCGCCAAGGCCGAGCAGACCCGGCAGTCGATCATCGACGCAGCCATGCAGCTGTTCCGCCTCAACGGCTACGAGAAGGCCACGATGCGCGCGATCGCCGACCGGGCGGGGGTGTCCATCGGCAATGCGTACTACTACTTCTCGTCCAAGGAACACCTGATCCAGGCGTACTACGACCAGATCAACGTCGAGCACGCAGCCGCGGCCACCGAGGCGCTGACCGGCACGACAACCTTCGATGAGCGCCTGACCGGCGTCCTGATGGCGTGGATCGACGTGGCCGAGCCCTACCACGAGTTCGCGGGCAAGTTCTTCAAGACCGCCGCCGAGCCCACCAGCCCGCTGTCACCGTTCAGCAAGGACTCCGAAGCCACTCGCCTCGCCTCGATCGGCCTGTTCCGCGACGTCGTCGAGGGCTCCGACATCAAGCTCGCGAAGGCCCTCCGCGAGGAGCTGCCCGAGCTGTTGTGGCTGACCCAGATGGGCGTCGTCCTGTTCTGGGTGCACGACTCGAGCGAGGGCCAGGAGCGCAGTCGTCAGCTGGTGCGCCAGGCGGTCCCGATCATCGACCGCGCTCTGCGGCTGACCCGGTTGCCGGGCGTGCGCGGACTCGTCGACGACGTCATCGGCCTGGTCCGCACCCTCAAGCCGACGAGCTGA
- a CDS encoding SDR family oxidoreductase, whose product MTLQVGGAVAVVTGAASGIGEALAQRLLERGATVVIGDLDASRLERTAARLGADHPGRVSHVAGDAADPEHVAALIAAAGEVDVFFANAGVFRGFGLDASDEEWASSWDVNVRSHVLAARALVPGWLERAATGGAGGCFVSTASAAGLLTQLGSPTYSTTKHAAVGFAEWLAATYGDRGLQVVCACPMGVRTDMLSEGESAGDADASLGMRSVVSAGEPVTPLEVADAVLGAVEEGRFFALPHPEVGTMYARKAADTDHWISGMQRFRTSLGG is encoded by the coding sequence GTGACCCTCCAGGTCGGCGGCGCGGTCGCCGTCGTCACGGGTGCCGCGAGCGGCATCGGTGAGGCGCTGGCCCAGCGCCTGCTCGAGCGGGGCGCGACGGTCGTCATCGGCGATCTCGACGCGTCCCGCCTCGAGCGGACGGCGGCCAGGCTCGGCGCCGACCACCCGGGACGCGTCTCGCACGTCGCGGGCGACGCCGCCGACCCCGAGCACGTCGCGGCGCTGATCGCGGCTGCCGGCGAGGTGGACGTGTTCTTCGCCAACGCCGGCGTGTTCAGGGGCTTCGGCCTGGACGCGTCCGATGAGGAGTGGGCCTCGTCGTGGGACGTCAACGTGCGCTCCCACGTCCTGGCGGCCCGTGCGCTGGTGCCCGGCTGGCTCGAGCGCGCCGCCACGGGCGGCGCGGGCGGCTGCTTCGTCAGCACGGCCTCGGCCGCGGGTCTGCTGACCCAGCTGGGCTCACCGACGTACTCCACGACCAAGCACGCGGCGGTCGGCTTCGCCGAGTGGCTCGCCGCGACGTACGGCGACCGTGGCCTGCAGGTCGTGTGCGCGTGCCCGATGGGCGTGCGCACCGACATGCTCTCCGAGGGGGAGTCGGCCGGGGACGCCGATGCGTCCCTCGGGATGCGCTCGGTGGTGAGCGCGGGGGAGCCGGTGACGCCGCTCGAAGTCGCCGACGCGGTGCTCGGGGCGGTCGAGGAGGGCCGGTTCTTCGCCCTGCCGCACCCTGAGGTCGGCACGATGTACGCCCGCAAGGCTGCCGACACCGATCACTGGATCTCGGGCATGCAACGGTTCCGCACGTCGCTCGGCGGCTGA
- a CDS encoding TetR/AcrR family transcriptional regulator yields the protein MSRLTAERLQELYAGTLALVAEHGYDNLTMDQVAEATRSSKATLYRQWGSKSALVVEALQCVGETELELPDTGTLRGDLLSMVERAEGQEHDADMLAAIMHAVRQDKELAEAVRAQILEPGRDRIREVVARAVERGEVAADCPGLVFVDYVFIAPIVLHHLLEGEEPSQDFLRRYVDGALLPALGIH from the coding sequence GTGAGTCGACTGACTGCCGAAAGGCTGCAGGAGCTGTATGCGGGCACTCTCGCCCTCGTTGCCGAGCACGGCTACGACAACCTGACGATGGACCAGGTCGCGGAGGCGACCCGCTCGAGCAAGGCGACCCTCTACCGCCAGTGGGGCAGCAAGTCGGCGCTCGTCGTCGAGGCCCTGCAGTGCGTAGGGGAGACCGAGCTGGAGCTCCCGGACACGGGGACCCTGCGCGGGGACCTCCTGTCGATGGTCGAGCGCGCGGAGGGCCAGGAGCACGACGCCGACATGCTCGCGGCGATCATGCACGCGGTCCGTCAGGACAAGGAGCTCGCCGAGGCGGTGCGCGCGCAGATCCTCGAGCCCGGCCGCGATCGCATCCGCGAGGTCGTCGCCCGTGCCGTCGAGCGCGGTGAGGTGGCCGCGGACTGCCCGGGGCTCGTCTTCGTCGACTACGTGTTCATCGCGCCCATCGTCCTGCACCACCTGCTCGAGGGCGAGGAGCCGTCCCAGGACTTCCTGCGCCGGTACGTCGACGGCGCGCTCCTGCCCGCCCTCGGCATCCACTGA